From one Mycolicibacterium sp. HK-90 genomic stretch:
- a CDS encoding LysR family transcriptional regulator ArgP gives MQIDGQQLAAFAAVVELGSFDAAAQRLHVTPSAISQRIKALEQRVGQVLVVREKPCTATVAGAPLLRLAAQTALLESETLAEMGGGSAHRTRIALAVNADSMATWFTGVFAAAAEFLFDIRIEDQDLSARLLREGLVMGAVTTERRPVPGCRVHPLGAMRYVPVASAGYMRHHLPDGFTRDAAPEAPSLSWNRDDALQDQLVRKVFRKDVVRPIHYIPTAEGFGAAVRAGLGWGMYPEELVDDDFVRITDQYLDVPLYWQCWKLDSPMVQTITAAVRAAAGSLRGAPG, from the coding sequence GTGCAGATCGACGGCCAGCAGCTCGCTGCCTTCGCCGCGGTGGTCGAGCTGGGAAGTTTCGACGCGGCCGCGCAACGGCTGCACGTGACCCCGTCGGCGATCAGTCAACGGATCAAGGCCCTCGAACAACGGGTCGGTCAGGTTCTCGTGGTCCGCGAAAAGCCCTGCACGGCAACCGTAGCCGGTGCTCCACTGCTGCGGCTGGCCGCGCAGACCGCGTTGCTGGAATCCGAGACGCTGGCCGAGATGGGTGGCGGTTCGGCGCACCGCACCCGGATCGCCTTGGCGGTCAACGCCGATTCGATGGCCACCTGGTTCACCGGGGTGTTCGCCGCGGCCGCCGAGTTCCTGTTCGACATCAGGATCGAGGATCAAGATCTTTCGGCGCGGCTCCTGCGCGAGGGCCTGGTGATGGGGGCGGTCACCACCGAGCGGCGCCCGGTGCCGGGCTGCCGGGTGCACCCACTGGGCGCGATGCGCTACGTGCCGGTGGCCAGCGCCGGGTACATGCGGCACCATCTGCCCGACGGATTCACCCGTGACGCCGCGCCCGAGGCGCCGTCGCTGTCCTGGAACCGCGACGACGCCCTACAGGACCAGTTGGTGCGCAAGGTGTTTCGCAAGGATGTCGTCCGCCCCATCCACTACATCCCGACCGCCGAGGGGTTCGGCGCCGCCGTGCGGGCCGGGTTGGGCTGGGGCATGTACCCCGAGGAATTGGTCGACGACGACTTCGTCCGGATCACCGATCAGTATCTGGACGTGCCGCTGTACTGGCAGTGCTGGAAGCTGGACAGTCCGATGGTGCAGACCATCACGGCCGCGGTCCGCGCGGCGGCGGGGAGCCTGCGCGGCGCCCCCGGCTGA
- a CDS encoding TetR/AcrR family transcriptional regulator, translated as MPRSNASQSEQEDAILKAAAEEVALVGLGRASLDVIAKQAGVSRRTLYRRFPTRDALITELGRRTFDMAMNRLRTVAIDSGPNDAAVAAFCEGLRLLTTEPVMRRFLRLDTDFTAVAGAYDQAPAFLHHASSAMAKALRAAGATMPDADLLAVAELHIRLACSLAQMPTPLLDVEDDDAVRAYARRHLAPLVR; from the coding sequence ATGCCCCGCAGTAACGCCAGCCAATCCGAACAGGAAGACGCCATCCTGAAGGCCGCGGCCGAGGAGGTGGCGCTCGTCGGGCTGGGCCGGGCCAGCCTGGACGTCATCGCCAAGCAGGCCGGGGTGAGCCGCCGGACGCTGTACCGCCGGTTCCCCACCCGCGACGCCTTGATCACCGAACTCGGACGGCGCACCTTTGACATGGCGATGAATCGGCTCCGCACGGTCGCAATCGATTCCGGACCCAACGACGCTGCGGTGGCGGCGTTCTGCGAGGGGCTGCGACTGCTCACCACCGAGCCGGTGATGCGCAGGTTCCTGCGCCTGGACACCGACTTCACCGCGGTGGCCGGAGCCTATGACCAGGCCCCGGCCTTCCTGCACCATGCCTCATCGGCGATGGCCAAGGCGCTTCGCGCCGCCGGCGCCACCATGCCCGACGCGGATCTGCTGGCTGTGGCCGAACTGCACATCCGACTGGCCTGTTCGCTGGCCCAGATGCCCACACCACTGCTGGACGTCGAGGATGACGACGCCGTGCGCGCCTATGCGCGCCGGCACCTCGCTCCCCTGGTGCGGTAG
- a CDS encoding oxygenase MpaB family protein: MSIGSVAEADVVRRDVLADFRRHSGSILGGAFGAAAFDEVALVPVAAAVDRSGRFERNFLDRGVRSGFSAFLAIWGDATDREAEGRRLQTMHRDVRGRGKDEFADVRYSALNPQLWNWIAMSGIFVVLNSFTPATGITMNSAEQEAAYRQLLEAFSAIELPGASAKLPESYAEAVRYYDDMVENQLQDNVFLTRVTAGLTRLPLPTLLLPGPVRLALTPSWLAVRPIAGRVIKVCSFGIMHPGVRELTGFRWDSRHDREFAVYTRLLQLAWRVLPDRLLLIPLAYNRLQYEKLVRLHRSVALDSFAPLGCPAAG; the protein is encoded by the coding sequence ATGTCGATTGGCAGCGTGGCCGAAGCAGACGTAGTTCGACGGGACGTGCTCGCGGATTTCCGCAGGCACTCGGGCAGCATCTTGGGGGGTGCGTTCGGCGCGGCGGCATTCGATGAAGTGGCCTTGGTCCCGGTCGCCGCGGCGGTGGACCGCAGCGGCCGGTTCGAGCGCAATTTCCTCGATCGCGGAGTGCGCAGCGGGTTCTCCGCGTTCCTGGCGATCTGGGGCGACGCCACGGACCGCGAGGCGGAGGGCCGTCGCCTGCAAACCATGCACCGCGACGTCCGCGGACGCGGCAAGGACGAGTTCGCCGACGTCCGCTACAGCGCACTGAACCCTCAGCTGTGGAACTGGATCGCGATGAGCGGCATCTTCGTCGTCCTGAACTCGTTCACCCCGGCCACCGGAATCACGATGAACTCCGCCGAACAGGAGGCGGCCTACCGCCAGCTGCTCGAAGCATTCAGCGCCATCGAACTTCCCGGCGCGTCGGCGAAGCTGCCGGAGTCCTACGCCGAGGCGGTCCGCTACTACGACGACATGGTGGAAAATCAGCTGCAGGACAACGTGTTCCTGACGCGGGTCACGGCCGGTCTGACGCGACTGCCACTGCCCACCCTGCTGCTGCCGGGCCCGGTGCGGTTGGCGCTGACCCCGTCCTGGCTGGCGGTGCGGCCGATCGCCGGCCGGGTGATCAAGGTGTGCTCGTTCGGCATCATGCACCCGGGGGTCCGTGAGCTGACCGGGTTCCGCTGGGACTCCCGCCATGACCGGGAGTTCGCCGTGTACACACGCCTGCTTCAGCTGGCCTGGCGGGTGTTGCCGGACCGGTTGCTGCTGATCCCCTTGGCCTACAACCGGCTGCAGTACGAGAAGCTGGTGCGCCTGCACCGATCCGTGGCGCTGGACTCGTTCGCGCCACTGGGATGCCCGGCCGCCGGCTGA
- a CDS encoding OsmC family protein has translation MANRTHRYEAEVTWTGNTGSGTSGYRDYARDHDVAGVENSGKPVILGSADPSFRGTPQRWNPEELLVVSLSQCHMLWYLALCAKEGITVTAYRDRPHGTMSENAEGGGVFTDVTLRPEVTIAEPERVDDATELHHEAHRLCFIANSVNFPVTATPTVTTPSAE, from the coding sequence ATGGCCAACCGGACGCACCGATACGAGGCCGAGGTGACCTGGACCGGCAACACCGGTTCGGGGACCAGCGGCTACCGCGACTACGCCCGTGATCACGACGTGGCAGGCGTCGAGAACTCCGGCAAGCCGGTGATCCTGGGCAGCGCGGATCCGTCCTTCCGTGGCACCCCGCAGCGCTGGAACCCCGAGGAACTGCTCGTGGTCAGCCTGTCCCAGTGCCACATGCTCTGGTACCTGGCACTGTGCGCCAAGGAGGGCATCACGGTCACCGCCTACCGCGACCGCCCACACGGAACGATGAGCGAGAATGCCGAGGGGGGCGGTGTTTTCACGGACGTGACGCTACGGCCGGAAGTGACGATCGCCGAGCCCGAACGGGTCGACGATGCCACCGAACTGCATCACGAAGCGCACCGGCTGTGCTTCATCGCCAACTCGGTCAACTTTCCGGTGACCGCTACGCCCACAGTGACAACACCGAGCGCGGAATGA
- a CDS encoding alpha/beta hydrolase, with amino-acid sequence MKQSTGWVGAGVLTAGVSAALLTGAGAADADADGPSDPGPAKTVSSGGEKPGKDTTEPRRGTPRLKRADRPSGTVTARLRRTAETRAAQASTLPSPDPRPARTATKPVHRLTSLRTEIRDELRERLAPRTVAVPDTRVPAVGRRVPPTSQAKPTVSAAEPRDDVTAPAPSVPLLGLGQPDFQPVIDAVGSAIFDAIGTLIRTADGPPLVPRELRDSVEVSSSTLVVAPGNEVPADWYFPTQGEPERLIYLQHGFLATGPMYSYTASYLAERTNSVVVVTTVTSNPFTEGGMWLGGDNMHRAVAQLFLDPDRKALNTSMSTAMLKAGQESSAVPQQFVLVGHSLGGGFAPGVAGYYAEGLVARRADGQDAPNNLAGVVLLDGVPPEGSLPNAMDRLAQLEASNGNDPADYIPVYEIGAPSNLFNSVSTVNGDLSAARPGKFNGLVVDGGVHMDGMLGGNPLIQGVAYLVAGIPQPQNPPAVQWLMAGWVNDMFEGNIDPATGRCLTDCHGIYGAPGDPIDIDGDQGGATGVVIDSGSSPDELGWYDARFVPIAASFIPRSVLSLWA; translated from the coding sequence GTGAAGCAATCGACAGGATGGGTCGGCGCCGGTGTGCTGACCGCCGGGGTCTCGGCGGCCCTGCTCACCGGCGCCGGTGCGGCCGACGCCGACGCTGACGGACCGTCAGATCCCGGACCCGCGAAGACCGTGTCGTCCGGCGGCGAGAAGCCGGGGAAGGACACCACCGAACCGCGCCGCGGCACCCCGCGCCTCAAGCGAGCGGATAGGCCCTCGGGCACGGTGACAGCGCGGCTGCGACGCACCGCCGAGACCAGGGCCGCACAGGCATCCACGCTGCCTAGCCCCGACCCCCGTCCCGCGCGGACCGCCACGAAGCCGGTGCACCGGCTGACGTCGCTGCGGACCGAGATCCGTGACGAGCTTCGCGAGCGACTGGCGCCGCGCACGGTTGCCGTGCCGGACACCCGCGTCCCGGCCGTGGGTCGCCGAGTGCCGCCGACTTCACAAGCGAAGCCGACGGTTTCAGCGGCAGAGCCACGCGACGACGTTACCGCTCCTGCGCCGTCTGTACCGCTGCTCGGTCTGGGCCAACCGGACTTCCAGCCCGTGATCGACGCCGTCGGTTCGGCGATTTTCGATGCCATCGGGACGCTGATCCGGACCGCCGACGGACCGCCCCTGGTGCCGCGGGAGCTGCGTGACTCGGTCGAGGTCAGCAGTTCGACGCTGGTCGTCGCGCCGGGCAACGAGGTGCCCGCCGACTGGTACTTCCCGACCCAGGGCGAGCCGGAACGCCTGATCTACCTCCAGCACGGATTCCTCGCCACCGGCCCGATGTACAGCTACACCGCGTCTTATCTCGCCGAGCGCACCAACAGCGTCGTCGTGGTGACCACGGTGACCTCCAACCCGTTCACCGAGGGCGGCATGTGGCTCGGCGGGGACAACATGCACCGCGCCGTCGCCCAGCTCTTCCTCGATCCGGATCGAAAAGCCCTGAACACCAGCATGTCTACCGCGATGCTGAAGGCGGGCCAGGAAAGTTCCGCGGTACCGCAGCAGTTCGTGCTCGTCGGCCATTCGCTCGGTGGCGGCTTCGCCCCCGGGGTGGCCGGCTATTACGCCGAGGGGTTGGTCGCCCGCCGCGCCGACGGCCAGGACGCTCCCAACAACCTGGCCGGTGTGGTGCTGCTCGACGGGGTGCCGCCCGAGGGCTCCTTGCCGAATGCGATGGACCGGCTCGCACAACTCGAGGCCAGCAACGGCAACGATCCCGCCGACTACATTCCGGTCTACGAAATCGGTGCGCCGTCCAACCTTTTCAACTCCGTGAGCACCGTCAACGGCGATCTGTCGGCCGCCCGGCCGGGAAAGTTCAACGGGCTCGTGGTCGACGGCGGGGTCCACATGGACGGCATGCTCGGCGGCAATCCCCTGATCCAGGGGGTGGCCTACCTCGTTGCCGGTATTCCGCAGCCGCAGAATCCCCCGGCCGTGCAGTGGTTGATGGCCGGCTGGGTCAACGACATGTTCGAGGGCAATATCGATCCGGCCACCGGGCGGTGCCTGACCGACTGCCACGGTATCTACGGTGCCCCCGGTGACCCGATCGACATCGACGGCGATCAGGGTGGCGCGACGGGCGTGGTGATCGACTCGGGTTCATCCCCCGATGAACTCGGTTGGTATGACGCGCGATTCGTTCCGATCGCGGCGTCGTTCATTCCGCGCTCGGTGTTGTCACTGTGGGCGTAG